One region of Daphnia pulicaria isolate SC F1-1A chromosome 7, SC_F0-13Bv2, whole genome shotgun sequence genomic DNA includes:
- the LOC124350823 gene encoding uncharacterized protein LOC124350823 isoform X2: MASHKRKVVYFFLLAATLSIIAVASANPVSLENAESLPNQDLKSQDEQHNEANNRSTRCLKSPCPRFGWGRWGFATPNESSADEERQKRDENNFWYRAGMRTKLFFKNRFRG; the protein is encoded by the exons ATGGCATCCCACAAGCGGAAGGTCGTTTACTTCTTTCTTCTAGCTGCCACACTTTCAATCATCGCAG TTGCTTCAGCCAATCCCGTCAGTTTGGAAAACGCAGAATCATTGC CCAATCAAGACTTGAAGTCTCAAGATGAACAACACAATGAAGCTAACAATCGTTCGACAAGATGCTTAAAATCGCCTTGCCCTCGTTTCGGATGGGGTCGATGGGGATTTGCAACACCTAACGAATCATCTGCTGACGAAGAACGACAAAAACGtgacgaaaataatttttggtaCAGAGCCGGGATGAGGaccaaactattttttaaaaacaggttCAGAGGTTGA
- the LOC124350823 gene encoding uncharacterized protein LOC124350823 isoform X3 gives MASHKRKVVYFFLLAATLSIIAGASANPVSLEDAESSLNQDLELQDEQRWENKSEFETPNESSTDEERLQRQQKHPFWHRVGMNIKHFINGFREG, from the exons ATGGCATCCCACAAGCGGAAGGTCGTTTACTTCTTTCTTCTAGCTGCCACACTTTCAATCATCGCAG GTGCTTCAGCCAAtcccgtaagtttggaagatgCAGAATCATCGC tcaatcaagatttGGAATTACAAGATGAACAACGATGGGAAAATAAATCGGAATTTGAAACACCTAACGAATCATCTACTGACGAAGAACGACTACAACGACAGCAAAAGCACCCATTTTGGCACAGAGTCGGCATGAACATCAAACATTTTATAAATGGGTTTAGAGAAGGTTGA
- the LOC124350823 gene encoding uncharacterized protein LOC124350823 isoform X5: MASHKRKVVYFFLLAATLSIIAVASANPVSLENAESLPNQDCFGWGRWGFATPNESSADEERQKRDENNFWYRAGMRTKLFFKNRFRG, translated from the exons ATGGCATCCCACAAGCGGAAGGTCGTTTACTTCTTTCTTCTAGCTGCCACACTTTCAATCATCGCAG TTGCTTCAGCCAATCCCGTCAGTTTGGAAAACGCAGAATCATTGC CCAATCAAGACT GTTTCGGATGGGGTCGATGGGGATTTGCAACACCTAACGAATCATCTGCTGACGAAGAACGACAAAAACGtgacgaaaataatttttggtaCAGAGCCGGGATGAGGaccaaactattttttaaaaacaggttCAGAGGTTGA
- the LOC124350823 gene encoding uncharacterized protein LOC124350823 isoform X1: protein MPSNKRKVVYFFLLAATLSIIAVASANPVSLENAESLPNQDLKSQDEQHNEANNRSTRCLKSPCPRFGWGRWGFATPNESSADEERQKRDENNFWYRAGMRTKLFFKNRFRG, encoded by the exons ATGCCATCCAACAAGCGGAAGGTCGTTTACTTCTTTCTTCTAGCCGCCACACTTTCAATCATCGCAG TTGCTTCAGCCAATCCCGTCAGTTTGGAAAACGCAGAATCATTGC CCAATCAAGACTTGAAGTCTCAAGATGAACAACACAATGAAGCTAACAATCGTTCGACAAGATGCTTAAAATCGCCTTGCCCTCGTTTCGGATGGGGTCGATGGGGATTTGCAACACCTAACGAATCATCTGCTGACGAAGAACGACAAAAACGtgacgaaaataatttttggtaCAGAGCCGGGATGAGGaccaaactattttttaaaaacaggttCAGAGGTTGA
- the LOC124350823 gene encoding uncharacterized protein LOC124350823 isoform X4 yields the protein MPSNKRKVVYFFLLAATLSIIAVASANPVSLENAESLPNQDCFGWGRWGFATPNESSADEERQKRDENNFWYRAGMRTKLFFKNRFRG from the exons ATGCCATCCAACAAGCGGAAGGTCGTTTACTTCTTTCTTCTAGCCGCCACACTTTCAATCATCGCAG TTGCTTCAGCCAATCCCGTCAGTTTGGAAAACGCAGAATCATTGC CCAATCAAGACT GTTTCGGATGGGGTCGATGGGGATTTGCAACACCTAACGAATCATCTGCTGACGAAGAACGACAAAAACGtgacgaaaataatttttggtaCAGAGCCGGGATGAGGaccaaactattttttaaaaacaggttCAGAGGTTGA
- the LOC124350818 gene encoding stathmin-4-like: MSSPIDQEVAAIRGEEKSKGGLSYEVILAEPVSDRPPSPLTVSTPTRPQPSEEEIERKLLAAKERREANRSINDVDEKINQAVQKRQEIVSTFVTKTKENLDAKMEESQEKREAHLNSLKTKLKEHLERVETVRVTNDTKLQDIQKQIDEKLKSADEKRDEIIKQLQEKLRLHEEHIKSVKQSSEEKTKAMEEQIHSKIQLAAEKREEIEKEMLEKLKEQDRRGELARQKKENRLSGGGQCDEGETASSG, encoded by the exons ATGTCTAGCCCTATTGATCAAGAAG TTGCTGCCATTCGTGGGGAAGAGAAATCCAAGGGAGGATTGAGTTATGAG GTTATCTTAGCAGAACCAGTAAGCGATCGCCCCCCTTCACCACTCACTGTTTCAACACCAACTCGTCCTCAGCCCTCTGAAGAAGAGATTGAGAGGAAGCTATTGGCTGCCAAGGAAAGACGTGAG GCTAATAGGTCCATCAATGATGTGGATGAGAAAATCAACCAAGCTGTGCAAAAGAGGCAAGAGATTGTTTCCACTTTTGTCACCAAAACCAAAGAAAATTTAGATGCTAAGATGGAGGAATCTCAGGAGAAGAGAGAGGCTCACTTGAACTCTCTCAAGACCAAGTTGAAGGAGCAT TTGGAACGGGTGGAAACGGTCAGGGTGACTAACGACACCAAGCTTCAAGATATCCAAAAGCAAATCGACGAGAAGCTGAAATCAGCTGACGAGAAGCGTGACGAAATCATCAAACAACTTCAAGAGAAGCTACGCCTTCAC GAAGAACATATCAAGTCTGTCAAACAGAGCAGTGAAGAAAAGACCAAAGCCATGGAGGAGCAGATCCATTCCAAGATTCAACTGGCGGCTGAAAAACGCGAAGAGATTGAAAAGGAGATGTTAGAGAAGCTCAAGGAACAg GATCGTCGCGGTGAACTTGCTCgccaaaagaaggaaaatcgTCTGTCTGGTGGCGGCCAATGTGATGAAGGAGAGACTGCTTCATCCGGCTAA
- the LOC124350563 gene encoding armadillo repeat-containing protein 8-like, which translates to MTKLIHSIMDVESCNSYVDNLYDVDSAKCLDAVIYIKNMIIGSNKAKNMIIQQGITPRLIQLLDDPIGGDDLKLEVIAVIGSLARGDENHIKSLTAAGVIPFLLNNVCASTNPQVIEFALRALQQLFQNEATKTDLLFADSRLVPQLLKLMPLSVCNQISVTSIFTNACKTSEHQAILCANGAVPALAALLNSPVGDVQLATLDAIASLCYQNQRVSALLTVSSFGGKSVTDHLVTLMARDRPVAMQLVAARCLTYLHRAGAICADDGKILYKTLPCLVRMCRKENRRSEKALGAETLAYLIEVDTELQRVASISDHLIQNLSLFLAKTRDNSSVQQLGVESIDEDAPASAKEVQNLKQAALRAFASLGANDEDIRKRIIETDQLMDHVVTGLTECGDHRVQLAAVRCLHSLSRSVQQLRTTFQDHSVWKPLMKLLQNADEDILAVASSTLCNLLLEFSPSKEPILESGAVELLCNLTRREDSALRLNGIWALMNMAFQAEQKIKIQILSSLGTDQVFRLLSDHEVGVVMKTLGLLRNLLSTKPHIDLIMAQHGRQIMQAVILILEGEHSPDVKEQALCILANIADGETAKEFIMSNEDVLRKLTNYMSHSNVKLQTAATFCIGNLAWNEDSGCLERQARLREMGVYRILQQLLCTNDATLFEKVKAALQQFS; encoded by the exons ATGACTAAACTAATTCATTCAATCATG GACGTTGAGAGCTGTAACTCGTACGTTGACAACCTTTACGACGTAGACAGTGCAAAATGCCTAGATGCTGTcat ATACATCAAAAACATGATTATCGGTTCAAACAAGGCCAAGAATATGATCATTCAACAGGGTATTACTCCAAGATTGATTCAGTTACTCGACGATCCTATTGGTGGTGATGATCTCAAATTAGAGG TGATAGCAGTGATTGGATCCCTTGCACGAGGAGATGAAAACCACATTAAATCCTTAACAGCAGCGGGAGTTATTCCTTTCCTACTAAACA ATGTCTGCGCATCAACAAATCCCCAAGTTATTGAATTTGCCCTCAGAGCCCTGCAACAGTTATTTCAGAACGAAGCCACAAAGACTGACCTCCTGTTTGCAGATTCAAGATTGGTGCCCCAGCTGTTGAAACTCATGCCCCTGTCCGTTTGCAACCAAATATCTGTCACTTCCATCTTTACCAATGCCTGCAAG aCGTCTGAACACCAAGCGATTCTCTGCGCCAACGGAGCCGTTCCAGCCCTGGCCGCTTTGCTCAATTCTCCTGTAGGCGATGTTCAGTTAGCCACTTTGGACGCTATCGCTTCCCTGTGCTATCAGAACCAACGCGTTTCGGCCCTTCTGACTGTCTCCAGCTTCGGCGGCAAATCCGTGACGGACCACTTGGTGACTTTGATGGCCCGTGACAGACCGGTGGCCATGCAGTTGGTAGCCGCCCGTTGTCTGACCTATCTACATCGAGCTGGAGCGATCTGTGCTGACGATGGCAAGATCTTGTACAAGACATTGCCTTGTCTGGTGCGGATGTGCCGGAAAGAGAACAGGCGATCGGAAAAGGCTCTTGGTGCGGAAACACTGGCCTATCTGATTGAAGTTGACACGGAACTGCAAAGAGTGGCCTCCATTTCCGACCACCTCATTCAAAatctttctctatttttggctaaaacTCGAGATAACTCGTCGGTGCAGCAACTTGGAGTCGAGTCGATTGACGAAGACGCTCCTGCCAGCGCCAAAGAAGTTCAAAATCTGAAACAAGCCGCTCTCCGG GCATTTGCATCGTTGGGCGCCAATGACGAAGACATCCGTAAAAGGATCATTGAGACGGACCAGTTGATGGATCACGTGGTGACGGGATTGACGGAATGTGGGGATCACAGAGTCCAGTTGGCTGCCGTCCGGTGCCTTCATTCTCTGTCTCGATCTGTCCAGCAACTACGAACAACTTTTCAA GATCATTCAGTGTGGAAGCCGCTGATGAAGTTATTGCAGAATGCGGACGAAGATATTTTGGCCGTGGCATCGTCGACGCTGTGCAATTTGCTGTTGGAATTCTCGCCGTCCAAGGAGCCCATCCTCGAGTCTGGTGCCGTGGAACTTTTATGCAATTTGACGCGTAGAGAAGATTCCGCTCTGAGACTCAACGGCATTTGGGCCCTGATG AACATGGCGTTCCAGGCCGAGCAGAAAATCAAGATTCAAATCTTGTCGTCGCTGGGCACGGACCAAGTCTTCCGGCTCCTCTCTGACCACGAAGTTGGCGTCGTCATGAAAACGCTTGGCTTATTGAGGAATTTGTTATCGACAAAGCCGCATATTGATTTGATTATGGCCCAGCACGGTCGCCAGATCATGCAGGCCGTCATTCTGATATTGGAGGGCGAGCACAGCCCCGACGTCAAGGAGCAGGCCCTGTGCATTCTGGCCAATATCGCTGATGGTGAAACGGCCAAGGAATTTATCATGTCCAATGAGGACGTGCTGCGCAAACTCACCAATTACATG TCGCATTCGAATGTCAAACTGCAGACGGCCGCCACGTTTTGCATCGGCAATTTGGCGTGGAACGAAGACAGCGGCTGCCTCGAACGTCAGGCGCGTCTGAGGGAAATGGGCGTTTATCGAATTTTGCAGCAACTCCTCTGCACCAACGACGCCACACTCTTCGAAAA GGTCAAAGCGGCACTGCAGCAGTTCTCCTAA
- the LOC124350670 gene encoding uncharacterized protein LOC124350670 isoform X1, with protein sequence MKKETKKKKKSLPPRDDGCVCGSSRGCARGMVSSSSWQMWGMTAALSPSSITTRRIATSTFWLSGQDQQQHCVDSSLTTSDPVQCLKLLRELNGQVSAYHQLATSLGTSSGDGQNLRGRLKRTRRRARQLASIVRRLILTLDSNVGGESSGRLWCLLYCCLYVLALEMQRTLQLQCTFALYPAAGFINTGLVVVQQQQMKPANKQQQKKQKKKKPKASNNNRTNNRRLQNHMESSCLVDDDDDVPLADLLSLERAEINQLQQEIEELEGALQELRTNYNVVEIESYLTMTDPLERLGCDSASSAVCQQHNRSIINNQTTTSTTTTCYYYNSNDSGGASGGYCNVADDSIGSLSSSSSYHEEEEEEEEEDSSSVVNQRRCLCVVMAIVIIVFILATILGASL encoded by the exons ATGAAAAaggagacgaagaagaagaaaaaatccctTCCGCCCCGAGAcgatggatgtgtgtgtgggtcgAGTCGCGGCTGCGCGCGCGGGATGGTGAGCAGCTCCTCCTGGCAGATGTggg GAATGACTGCTGCCCTATCGCCATCGTCCATCACTACTAGGAGGATCGCCACGTCTACATTTTGGTTATCCGGCCAGGATCAGCAACAACATTGTGTCGATTCGTCACTGACAACATCCGATCCCGTTCAATGTCTCAag TTGCTTAGGGAACTCAATGGCCAGGTATCGGCCTATCATCAATTGGCCACGTCTTTGGGCACATCCAGTGGAGACGGCCAAAATCTTCGCGGCCGACTGAAACGCACCAGGCGACGAGCTCGTCAGCTGGCCAGTATCGTTCGACGGTTAATCCTCAC gtTGGATAGTAATGTGGGTGGTGAGTCGTCTGGCCGGCTGTGGTGTCTCCTCTACTGCTGCCTTTACGTCCTGG CGCTGGAAATGCAGAGGACGTTGCAATTGCAGTGCACGTTCGCCCTTTATCCGGCTGCGGGATTCATCAACACTGGGCTGGTGGTTGTCCAGCAACAGCAAATGAAACCGGCCAACAAGcagcaacaaaagaaacaaaagaagaagaagccgaaagccagcaacaacaatcggACCAACAATCGTCGGCTGCAAAATCACATGGAGTCGAGTTGTTTGGtcgacgatgacgacgacgtcccACTGGCGGATCTCTTGAGCCTGGAACGGGCCGAAATCAATCAACTCCAACA ggaaattgagGAACTGGAAGGAGCGCTGCAAGAATTGCGTACCAACTACAACGTAGTGGAGATTGAATCTTATCTGACGATGACAGATCCACTGGAACGACTGGGCTGTGATTCGGCCTCATCGGCCGTGTGCCAACAACACAATAGATCGATCATCAACAACcagacaacaacatcaacgacgacgacctGCTATTATTACAACAGCAACGACAGTGGCGGCGCTAGCGGCGGCTATTGCAATGTCGCCGACGATTCGATCGGTTCATTGTCCTCGTCTTCTTCCTACcacgaagaggaggaagaggaagaggaggaggattcCAGTAGTGTAGTTAATCAACGTCGCTGCCTTTGTGTTGTCATGGCAATCGTCATCATCGTCTTCATTTTGGCCACCATTCTCGGTGCTTCTCTTTAA
- the LOC124350670 gene encoding uncharacterized protein LOC124350670 isoform X2, translated as MTAALSPSSITTRRIATSTFWLSGQDQQQHCVDSSLTTSDPVQCLKLLRELNGQVSAYHQLATSLGTSSGDGQNLRGRLKRTRRRARQLASIVRRLILTLDSNVGGESSGRLWCLLYCCLYVLALEMQRTLQLQCTFALYPAAGFINTGLVVVQQQQMKPANKQQQKKQKKKKPKASNNNRTNNRRLQNHMESSCLVDDDDDVPLADLLSLERAEINQLQQEIEELEGALQELRTNYNVVEIESYLTMTDPLERLGCDSASSAVCQQHNRSIINNQTTTSTTTTCYYYNSNDSGGASGGYCNVADDSIGSLSSSSSYHEEEEEEEEEDSSSVVNQRRCLCVVMAIVIIVFILATILGASL; from the exons ATGACTGCTGCCCTATCGCCATCGTCCATCACTACTAGGAGGATCGCCACGTCTACATTTTGGTTATCCGGCCAGGATCAGCAACAACATTGTGTCGATTCGTCACTGACAACATCCGATCCCGTTCAATGTCTCAag TTGCTTAGGGAACTCAATGGCCAGGTATCGGCCTATCATCAATTGGCCACGTCTTTGGGCACATCCAGTGGAGACGGCCAAAATCTTCGCGGCCGACTGAAACGCACCAGGCGACGAGCTCGTCAGCTGGCCAGTATCGTTCGACGGTTAATCCTCAC gtTGGATAGTAATGTGGGTGGTGAGTCGTCTGGCCGGCTGTGGTGTCTCCTCTACTGCTGCCTTTACGTCCTGG CGCTGGAAATGCAGAGGACGTTGCAATTGCAGTGCACGTTCGCCCTTTATCCGGCTGCGGGATTCATCAACACTGGGCTGGTGGTTGTCCAGCAACAGCAAATGAAACCGGCCAACAAGcagcaacaaaagaaacaaaagaagaagaagccgaaagccagcaacaacaatcggACCAACAATCGTCGGCTGCAAAATCACATGGAGTCGAGTTGTTTGGtcgacgatgacgacgacgtcccACTGGCGGATCTCTTGAGCCTGGAACGGGCCGAAATCAATCAACTCCAACA ggaaattgagGAACTGGAAGGAGCGCTGCAAGAATTGCGTACCAACTACAACGTAGTGGAGATTGAATCTTATCTGACGATGACAGATCCACTGGAACGACTGGGCTGTGATTCGGCCTCATCGGCCGTGTGCCAACAACACAATAGATCGATCATCAACAACcagacaacaacatcaacgacgacgacctGCTATTATTACAACAGCAACGACAGTGGCGGCGCTAGCGGCGGCTATTGCAATGTCGCCGACGATTCGATCGGTTCATTGTCCTCGTCTTCTTCCTACcacgaagaggaggaagaggaagaggaggaggattcCAGTAGTGTAGTTAATCAACGTCGCTGCCTTTGTGTTGTCATGGCAATCGTCATCATCGTCTTCATTTTGGCCACCATTCTCGGTGCTTCTCTTTAA
- the LOC124350666 gene encoding uncharacterized protein LOC124350666: protein MMSTLLETFYYHWRKKKKIRRLNQHPSTLLASWLTKLFVVTFVSLLCYASAEKNKHYHVASLCKSHFLQQLYRKIDGAVLRSQNEHNLDCLITFQTETVLQRFMLRFDQLQLDCNDHLFIYDGAHATGVYKADLSCRHTRQSVGTITTRTNFVTLKYVTDAWGTETSGFHLVVTAFKDKTEFVCRDFRCAQKDFCISTDLLCDGVNHCGDNTDETTTSLCADSDQHFKILGLNLPVFGAVAGSIGVVILCAVTAIIVVCCCRRKKPPTTTSAGAAAASSSNNGRLVDDGNQQQKPIANLLSNDSAVKMPLPTTTTTPGGYMTLPLNKSSAVTMSGNRHPPAIDQGHFLRRVTTMGMQLAHLSSSNSPTITRNSSAHCRGTTINNTTTVHLLNSSSFNFWCLAI from the exons ATGATGTCGACGCTGTTGGAGACTTTCTACTACCactggaggaagaagaagaaaatccggCGGCTCAATCAGCATCCGTCAACTTTATTGGCGTCGTGGCTGACGAAATTATTCGTCGTCACATTCGTTAGTCTTTTGTGCTACGCATCGgcggagaaaaacaaacact ATCACGTGGCGTCGCTGTGCAAGAGCCATTTCCTGCAGCAACTTTATCGCAAAATCGATGGGGCCGTTTTGAGGTCGCAGAACGAGCACAATTTGGATTGCCTCATCACTTTccaaacggaaacggtcctccaACGTTTCATGCTCCGCTTCGATCAACTTCAACTCGACTGCAACGATCATCTCTTCATCTACGACGGAGCTCACGCCACCGGCGTTTACAAG GCCGACCTGTCGTGTCGTCACACGCGTCAAAGCGTCGGCACAATAACCACACGAACCAATTTTGTCACGCTCAAATACGTCACAGATGCTTGGGGCACTGAGACCAGCGGATTTCATCTTGTCGTCACCGCATTCaaagataaaa CGGAATTTGTTTGCCGGGATTTCCGATGCGCCCAAAAGGATTTCTGCATTTCCACCGATTTGCTCTGCGATGGCGTCAATCACTGCGGCGATAACACGGACGAAACCACCACGTCACTCTGCGCAGACAGCGATCAACATTTCAAGATCCTCGGACTGAATTTGCCGGTCTTTGGTGCAGTGGCCGGAAGTATTGGTGTTGTCATTCTCTGCGCAGTGACGGCCATTatcgtcgtctgctgctgtcGGAGGAAGAAACCGCCTACAACAACTTCTg ctggagcagcagcagcaagtagTAGCAATAACGGTCGACTAGTCGACGATGGCAACCAGCAGCAAAAACCCATTGCCAATTTGTTGTCCAACGATTCTGCTGTCAAAATGCCActgcccaccaccaccactacaccCGGTGGGTACATGACACTTCCGTTGAATAAATCATCAGCAGTCACGATGTCGGGAAACCGGCATCCCCCTGCAATCGATCAGGGCCATTTTCTTCGACGAGTCACAACAATGGGAATGCAGCTGGCAcatctcagcagcagcaattctCCTACCATCACTCGCAACAGTTCAGCACATTGCAGAGGCACCACCATCAACAACACGACAACAGTTCATCTgctcaacagcagcagtttcAACTTTTGGTGCCTGGCAATATGA